CGGCACGATGACACCGATGGCCCTGCGCCGGCCCACGACGGCCACCGCGACTCCGGCCGTGCCAACGGCAACGACACCGGCTGTGCCGGTGACAGCGCCCGGGACCCCGGCCGTGACAGCCACCGCGTCACCGGCCGCGGCCGGGCCCCGCACCGGTACGGCATCACCCGACGCCCCGTCCATCCTGCGTCGCTGCCGCGACCTCACCGCGCCCGCCCTGACGGACGCGATCGACGGACTGCACCCCTGGGTCGCGGAGATGGCCCGCTACACGCTGGGCCTCCGCGAGGCCGACGGCGCGGCCGCCGGCCCCGGCCGGGGCAAGGGGATCCGACAGGCGCTGGCGGTGCTCGGTGCCGAGGCGGTGTCCGGGCCGGGGTCGGCGGGCGTGCCGGGAGCCGTGGCGGTGGAGCTCGTCCACACGTTCTCGCTGCTCCACGACGACATCATGGACGGCGACGCGCTGCGCCGCGGCCGCCCCGCGCTCTGGAAGGCATACGGCACCGGGCCCGCCGTGCTCGCGGGCGACGCGCTGTTCGCCCTGGGCATCGAGACCCTCGCCGTCACGCCCCACGCGGGCCCTGCCGTACGGCAGTTGACCACCGCCCTCGGCGACCTGGTCGGCGGCCAGGCCGACGACCTGCTCTTCGCGCAGCGACCCTGGACCGGGCCGGAGGCGGTCCGCGCGGGGGAGTACGTGACGATGGCCGAGCGCAAGACGGGTGCGCTGCTCGGCTGCGCGCTCGCGCTCGGCGCGCGGCTGGCGGGTGCTCCCGACCACACGGCAAATGAACTCGACCTCATCGGACGGCACTTGGGCGTCGCGTTCCAGATCGCGGACGACGTGCTGGGCATCTGGGGCGAGCCGGAGCGCACCGGCAAGCCGGTCCATGGCGATCTGCGCCAGGGGAAGAAGACGCTGCCGGTCCTGGCCGCCCTCGGCGCGGCGCCGGGAGGCGGCGAACTCGCCGAACTCCTCACCGCCCCGGGCGCCCTCGACAGCGACGGCGCTCGTCGCGCGGCGGCCCTCGTCGAGCGGGCCGGGGGACGCACCCGGGCCGAACACGAGACCCGACGCCACCTCGCCGAAGCGCGGACGCGTCTGACGGCCCTGCGACTCGCACCCGGCCCCGTCGGCGAACTGGGCACCCTGCTCTCGGCGTTGGCCGGGCGGACGGTCTGAGGACTCGGGCGGCTCCGGAGCCATCGATAGCTGAGCACGCCGTCCGTACCTGCCCGACCGGCCGGGCCCTCGGCCGTGCCGTGCTGTGCCGTGTGTCTCGTCCCCCGTGCGACATGGGTCACATCAGCCGTCCGGCAGGTCCCGGCAGGCAACCGGTTCCTGGTCGGTCACATCTGTCCGGTCGACGCACCGGCGGGCACGTCGGCCGGTGGTCACTCGGGGCCCGACAGGCCCCCGCGGCGCCGAACGGCGCCGTGTCACCGGGCGGTTGGCGTCGCCGGCCGCCCCGTACCGAAGGAACTCAGTGCGTAGACCCCACATACGCCGCGTGGCCATAGCCGTCGCCGTGACGACGGCCGCCACGCTTCCGGGCCCCGCCCTCGCGGCCGTGCCCGACGCTCCCGCCCGCGCGGCGGCCGCGTCCTCGTCGCCGGTGGCGGCGGCCAGGGCGGCCGCCTTCGCCCACGCGGACGACACCGGGGTGGCCCAGGGCGACACCCTGCGGGCCAAGGACGTGATGACGGACCCCGACGGCAAGCAGCACGTGCGGTTCGTCCGCGCCCACCAGGGCCTGCCGGTCCTCGGCGGCGACCTGGTCGTGCACCTCGGGGACCGGTCGCAGTACCTGGGCGTGACCCGGGCCGCCGGTCATCCGGTCGAGCCCGCCACCGTACGGGCGGAACTGACGCCCCAGCAGGCGGAGCGGAAGGCGGCCGACGAGGCCCGGGGCGACGCGGGTGCCGCCCGACTCGTCGTGGACGCCCGCGAGGGCGCCGCCGCCCTCGCCTACCAGGTGACCGTGACGGACAGCGGCACCACGGAGGCCGGCGGCTCCCGCACGGTCGTCGTGGACGCCCACACCGGCAGGATCCGCAGCAGCATCCCGGACAACGACGAGTTCATCTCGCCTTCCCTGGCCGACACCCTGCGCGAACGGGGCGGCAGCGCCACCCCGCAGACCGGTCTCGCCGCCGGACTCCCGGGCCTCACGAGCGCCGCGCGAGCGGGCCACTACCCGGCGACGGCGACCGGAAGCGGCGCCTCGCTCTTCGCCGGGAAGGTGGCGCTGACCACCACCCGGACCGCCCGGACCAGCTATGTCCTCAAGGACCCGACCCGGTGGAACACCGAGACCCGGGACGCCAGGGGACAGGAACTGGAGTCCTTCGCGCGGGGCAAGAAGATCACCGACGGCGACAACAAGTGGGGCACCGGCACCACCGCCTCCCGGGCCAGCGCCGCGGTGGACGCGCAGTACGGCATCACCAAGACCCTGGACTTCTACAAGAAGACCTTCGGCCGCAAGGGCATCAAGAACAACAGCGCCGGCGCCCGCGGGATGGTCCACTTCGGCAACAAGGTCGGCAACGCGTTCTGGGACTCGACCTGCGGCTGCATGCTGTACGGCGACGGCGACGGCCAGTTCTTCAAGAAGCCGCTCGTCGTCCTCGACGTCACCGGCCACGAGCTGACCCACGGAGTCGTCGACGCGACCGCGGCGCTCGAACCCACCCGCGTGGACGACGAGGGCAACCAGTACGGCGAGGCGGGCTCCCTCAACGAGTCGCTGGCCGACATCTTCGGCTCGAACGTCGAGTTCGCGGCCAAGAACCCGAAGAACCCGCCGAACTACCTGGTGGGCGAGAAACTGGGCCTCGCGCAGAAGTTCCTGCGCCGCCTGGACCACCCGTCCCTGGATCTGCTGGAGGAGGCCGTCGACTACTGGTCGCCCGCCGCCTACGACACCGAGGTGCACGCCGGTTCCGGTGTCTCCTCGCACGCGTACTACCTGCTCGCCGAGGGCAGCGGACGCAAGACGATCGGCGGCGTGACCTACGACTCGCCGACGTACGACGGTTCCCGCGTGACCGGCATCGGCCGGACCAAGGCGACGGCCGTCTTCTACCGGGCGCTGACCCGCTACATGGTCTCGACGACCGACTTCCATGACGCGCGCAAGGCCACGCTCAAGGCCGCCGCGGACCTGTACGGGTCGACCGGCACCGAGTACAAGGCGGTGGGCAGGGCCTGGGCGGCGGTGAACGTCACCGCGGCCAACACCCCCGCCGCGAAGCACTGACGGGACGGGCCCACGGGCCGGGGGTGCCACGCCGACACGGCGTGACACCCCCGACTCCCGCTTCCCGGACCGCTGTCGGTCAGTGTTGCTGCTGCTTCTGGGGAGTCACCTCACTGGGCCGGACGACCACATAGCCCTCGCCCTCCAGCTTCAGCTGCACCGCCTCGCCGGATCCCCCGCGGATCATCGAGCCGATGGACTGCGACCGGTGCAGGGAGGTCCGCAGGTGAGCGGTCCAGCCGACGACGGCGTCCGTGTCGACGAACACCGGCTGCTGCTGCGTGACGGGAATGACCAGAGGGTTGCCCTCGCATATCAGGCCCAGGTCGCCGTGGCCGGTGAAGACACTGTTGAACAGGCCACCGCCGGTGATGCCCGCACCCTTCACGGTCTTGATGTCGTACGACAGCGTGGCGTCGAAACACAAAACGTTGCGGCCGTTGACCGTGAAGACGTCGCCCGGCTCGATGCCCACGATGAAACAGTTCTGCGCCTCGTGCGCGAACCAGGCCTCGCCCTGCCCGCGGACGGCCATCAGCGGAAGCCCCTCACCGGTGACGGCACGCTTGAGCATGCCGCCCACGCCCTGGCCCTTGCGCTCGAACTGGAGGCTGCCCCGGTAGGCGACCATCGCGCCCTGGCGCGCGAACATCTCCCCCTGGACGGCGTACTTGATGGATTTGGCGTTCTGCAGCGTCATGCCCGCCGCGACGGCGGGCTGCACCATGTGGTCACTGGAAAAGAGATCACTCTTCATGCGGGCATCCTGTCGCGGAGGCCGCCGCTCCGCCAGGGTCGTGGCGATCTTGGGACGCGTGGTGACCGAGCCGCGACATGCCGAGGGCCGGCCCGGATCAACCGGACCGGCCCACCAGCGAGTTGTCAGGCGACCTCGACCGCGCCGACGTGGCTGTGCAGACGGTTCACGACCTCGGCGATCTGGGCGGCGACCTCCGCGTCGTCGGCCGGGTGCGTCTCCGCGAAGCGGACCACGGAGCCGGGGACGGAGAGCTTGACGTCCTCGAGGACGGTGCCGCCGGCGATGCCCACGGCCTTGCGGGCCTCGTCCTGCGCCCACACGCCGCCGAACTGGCCGTACGCGGTGCCGACCACGACGACCGGCTTGCCGGTGAAGGCGCCGGCGCCGTAGGGACGGGACAGCCAGTCGATGGCGTTCTTCAGCACGGCCGGGATGGTGCCGTTGTACTCGGGGGAGAAGAGCAGGAAGGCGTCGGCGGAGCCGGCCACCTCACGCAGCCGGGCCGCGGCGGGGGGAACATCGCCCTCGACGTCGATGTCCTCGTTGTAGAAGGGGATCTCGGCGAGGCCCTCGAAGAGGTCGACCTCGGCACCCTCCGGGGCGAGCTTCACGGCCGCCTCGGCGAGCTGACGGTTGTGGGAACCGGCGCGCAGGCTGCCGACGAGCGCGAGGATGCGAACGGACATGGATATCTCCCGATACTGGAAACGCTGAAACACTGCGGCAACAAACCGGACCGAGGTCCGCTTACAGGTCTATCACCGAAGCGGACCGCAGTCCAGTTGGCCCCGATTGCCGTTACGCTGGGTTCATGTCCACGCCACTCCCACCGTTCCCGAAGCGACAGGACCCGTCCGACGAGCCCGTTCTGATGGAGCTGACCGCCCCCGGCGCCGCCCCGCTGCGCGCCGACGCGGCCCGCAACCGCGCGCGGCTCCTGGAGGCCGCCGCCCGCCTGGTCGAGGAGCAGGGAGTGGACCGGCTCACGATGGAGGCCGTCGCCACCGCGGCGGCGGTGGGCAAGGGGACCGTCTTCCGGCGCTTCGGCGACCGCACCGGCCTGCTGATGGCCCTGCTCGACCACACCGAGCAGCGCTTCCAGGCCGCCTTCATGACCGGCCCGGCGCCCCTGGGGCCCGGTGCCTCACCGGCGGAGCGGCTGCGCGCCTTCGGCTGCCGCACCCTGCGCCAGACCTCCGAGCAGCTCGACCTGTACCTCGCCGCCGAGCCCGACGCGAGCCGCCGTTTCACGTCCGCGCCGTACCGGGTGCGGCTGATGCACGTCTGCATGCTGCTGCGCCAGGCGGGCTCGGGCGCGGATGTCGAACTGGTCGCCCAGACTCTGATGGGCTACCTGGACCCGGTGCTCGTCAGCCATCTCACCCGGCAGCGCGGAATGCCTCTGGAGCGCCTGGAGTCCGGCTGGCGCGACCTGGTGGACCGCAGTCTCGCTCCCCGGCCGGCCCGGCCCGGCGGTGAGTAGGGGCGGCACGGGGAGACGGGGCGGGTGCCCTGTCCCGGCACCCGCCCCGTCCCGCCCCCGTGCGTCGGTCAGCTGAAGGGGTCCAGCGTCACGTAGGCCTGCTGCGGGTTGCCGTCGTGGACGAGGGACTCGTAGTTGCCGACGTCGTCGAAGGCGAACGCGTAGGCCTTGCCGTCGGCCATCTGCGCGTGGATCTTGCGGGCGTACTGGTTGGTCACCGAGTCCGCGTAGAAGTTCGCGGAGTTGGCGTCCGGCTGGTTGGGATTGGTCAGCAGCGTCGAGCGGTTGAAGCCCGCGCACAGGGTGCGGGAAATGGGGCCCCGCACCAGGTCGTTGGGTGCGTCGAGCTTCTTGTAGCAGCCGAAGATGCTGTCCGAGTCGGGCTTCTGGAAGCTGGTGACGACGGCGCCGGAGCTGTTGGTGAAGTTCATGACGTTGCCGGAGACCCGGCCGAAGTACTTCGTGTTCGGCTGGTCGCCGAACGGTGTCACCGTCAGCGTCGAGGAGCTGTACTTCTGCCACACGCGGTTGACGTAGTCGTCCATCACGGTGGCCGGAAGCGCGCCCCCCTCGATGCCGTGCCCCGGGGCGAGCGCCCGCAGCACGGTGCCGTCGGACCGGGTCTGGATCAGGTTCGCCCAGCCGCCCGGCTGGCTCCGCAGCGCGTTGAAGAAGCCGGTGTATCCGCCCGCCTTGAGGTGCCCGGTGGTCTTCGTGGTCCCGTCGGCCGCCTTGACGCCGACGGCGTACGGGGCGGAGAACATGTCGACCTGGGTGCTGTTGATCCACAGGCCGGAGTCGTTGAGCGTGTACTCGGACCAGTTGAAGAGGATGTTGTGGTTCGGGTCGCTCGGATTCTGCACGGCCGGCTGCACGAGACCGCCGGTGGTCACGCGGAAGTCGAGCTTCTGCCCGAACGAGAAGTAGAGCCGCCCGGAGAACTTGGGCAACTGGATCGTCTTCGTCTGCCCGTTGGCCGGGCCCACGATCGACGCGTCGGGCGCGGGGGTCGGCGGGTTGCCGCCCGCCGGCCAGGCGTGGAAAGCGCCGCCGGCGTCGGCCCAGCCCTGCTGTCCCGTCGAGAGCTGGGTGCCGAGGTCGTAGATGTAGACGGGTTCGTTGCGGCCCGAGTTGTTCGTGAACGTGAGGGGGATGGTCGCGGGGACCGCCGCCTCGGCACGGGAGGGTGTGCCGAAGGTGAGCAGGGTCGTCGTGAGCGTGGCAGCGGCCAGGGCCCAGGTCGTCCATCTGGATGTCGCGCGCACTCTCTGCCTCCTTGATGTGGGGGTTCAGCGAGGTGGATGTCGGCGGACGCGGCTCGTCCGTATCCGTTTGAGAGCGCTCTCAGAATTGCGCCGGACGGCGTACATGTCAACGATTCACACAAAGTTGGTCCGGTCCAACCCGCCACACAGCCACCGGAGTTCGCGTACGGACCGGGCAAGTGGGTTCCTCACGCGTGGGGTTGACCTTGCGGGCGGTCCACTGGTTCAGTGGCTCATCCACTCAGCCACTGCCCGAAGGGGGAATCGTGGAGGCTCTGCCCCGCGAGACGATCGTCGACGTCCTGGAGGACCGACTGCGCACGGACATCCTCGACGGCCGCCACCCGGCCGGGAGTTACCTGCCCCCGGAGCGACGGCTCGCCGACGGGTACGGCGTCACGCGCACCACGCTCAAGCACGCCTTCGGCCGGCTCGTCCAGGCCGGGCTGCTGGAGACCAGACACGGCGTCGGGACCCGGGTGCGGGACTACGCCCGGCTCGGTGGGGCGGATCTGCTGCCGATGCTGGTCCGGCACGACGCCGGATGGGTGCGCGAGGTCTTCGAGGTCCGTCGCGGCATCGGCGCCTTGATAGCCGAGCGGGCCGCCGTCCGGGGCACCCGCGCCCAGCGCGCCGAACTGACCGCACTGCTCGACGCCGTCCGCGGGGCCGACGGCGCCGACGCGGTACAGCTCGCCGACATCGAGGTGCACCGGGCCCTGGCCCGGGCCACCGGCAACCGTGTCTACGTCCTGCTGACCAACACCCTCTTCAACGCCTACCTGCCCGTCCGCTCGCTCCTGAAGGGCCCCTTCACCGATCCCCGGGCGGCGCACGACCGCCTGGTGCCGGTGGTCGAGGCGGTCACCGGCGGGGACGCCACCCGGGCCCACGCGGCGGCCGCCGCCTATCTGCGGGAGACCGAGCGCATCATGCTGGACGGCCTCGCGTGAGGGGCACCGTGTTCACCGAGACCATGCTCGGCACGGTCCGCCTCGACGGCGACCCCGGCGAGCGGCGCATGCGCCTCGACCTGCGGGCCGACGCCGACCGGGTCCTCCTCCCGCACCGGACGACGAACGCCCGGCTCACCGGCCGCGTCCGGGTCGTCGGACACACCGACGACCCGGGCGCCACGGGCGAGTTGGAGATCTCACCGATCGCCCGCCGACGCATCCGCTACCGGCTCGCGTTCACCCTCGACGGCCGCCGTCTCACCCTGGACGGCTGGAAGTCCGTGACCCCGCGCCACCCGTTCACCTCGATGACGGTGCTGCCCTTCACGCTGTACGACGGCGACGCGCGAGCAGGCGAAGGAGTCCTGCGCTTCCCCGCCGCCACCGGCCTCGCCCCGTTCCTGCTCGGCTTCCGCTTCCCCCGTTGCGAGCGCCCCGAGCGGCACACGGCCCCCCGCTGGAACGGAACTCCGGGCCGCACCGAGGTCTGGTACACCACCCTCACCGACCCCGACACCGGCACCGGCGTGTGGGTGCACCACGAACTCACCGCACCCACGGACGGATCCGCACCCGTCGCGCACGGCTGGGTCGCCGCCTTCCCCCGCGCCGGCGAGGTCACGCACGCCCGCTTCGGACCCGTCCCCTGGACCCGGCCGACGGACGGCTTCGCCGCCGACGGGGTGAGCAGCACGGCGGGACGCCTGAGCGGCACCGCCGGCGACTTCCACTGGAATCTCGACGAACGACCGCAGGCGGCAGCGCTGTTCACCTTCCCCCGCTGGTCCTGGAACCGGCCCCTGCTCCCCGCGGCCCAGATGCTCCCGGCCGCCCGCGCCACCTACGACGGCACGTTCACGTACGGCGGCACGACCCTCACCCTGCGCGGCGCGCCCGGAGCGTCGGCCCGGATCTACGGGCACGGCAACGCCCACCGGTGGACCTGGCTGCACGCCGACCTCGGCGACGGCGACGTGCTGGAGATCGTCGCGGCCGTGTCCACCCGGCCCGCCCTGCGCCGGCTGCCCCCGCTCGTCTTCCTGCGGCTGCGCCGGCACGGCCGGACCTGGCCCCGGCGCCCCGAACGCTCCGCCGTCGGCTGGCTCGGCCTCGGACGCTTCCGCGCCGCGTTCGGCCTGCCCGCGTGGACGGTCACCGGACGAACGGCCCTGCGCCGCATCCGCGTTCAGGTGGAACAGCCCCCCGAGCGGACCCTCACCCTCACCTACCGCGACCCGGACGGAGCCCCCGCGGTGTGCCGCAACAGCGAGTCGGCCGACGCCCGTATCGTGCTGGAACGCTGGTGGGGGCGCTGGCGGCCCGAGGCGACCTGGGAACTCGACGGCACCGCGCACGCCGAGGCGGGCGACCGATGACCGCCGAGGGACTCGTCGCCGCGCTCCTCGCCGACACGGGCGACGCCGACTGGCCCGCCCGCGTACCGAACCGCCTCGACTCGGTCCTCGCCGGCCTGCCCCGGCCCGCCCGCGCCGGCGTCCGCACCGCCGTCGCCGCCCTGGAGACCTACACCGTCCTGCGCACCGGCAGACGCCTCACCGCCCTCGCGCCCGGTGAACGCGAGGACCTCCTCGGCTCCCTCGCCGCGCACCCCCGGCTCGCCCCGCTCCTCGACGTCCTCAAGGTTCCCGTACTGCTCGCCGCCGGCACCGAACGGATGATGGCCGGCCCCGCGCCCACGCCACCCGCGGCGCCGCCGGACCCGCCGCTCGACTGCACCCCGGCCGGTGACTGGCCCGCCCGGAGCACCGCCGACGTGATCGTCGTCGGCTCCGGCGCGGGCGGCGCCATGGCCGCCCGGACCCTCGCCCGCGCCGGACTCGACGTGGTGGTCCTGGAGGAGGGCGAGCACCACTCCACGGCCTCCTTCGGACGCCGGGCACCCCTCGACCGGTTCGCCGAGCTGTACCGGGACGGCGGCGCCACCGTCGCCCTCGGCAACCCGCCGCTGCTGCTGCCGGTCGGCCGCGCGGTCGGCGGCACCACCGTCGTCAACTCCGGTACCTGCTACCGGACTCCGGACCACGTCCTGGCCCGCTGGAGCGGCACGTTCGGCTTCGCGCTCGCCGACGGGTTCGGGCCCCTCCTCGACGAGGTGGAACACACCCTCCGGGTGGCGCCGCAACCCCTCGACGTCCTCGGCACCAACGGCCTGCTCGCCCTCGCCGGCGCCGAACGACTCGGCTGGCGGGCCGCGCCCCTGCGCCGCAACGCGCCCGGCTGCAAAGGCTCGTGCCAGTGCGTGGTGGGCTGCCCGACCGGCGCGAAACAGAGCGTCCAGCTCTCCGTCCTGCCCGACGCCTGCGCCGCGGGCGCCCGGATCGTCACCGGGGTGCGCGCCCACCGCGTCCTGCTGGACCGCGACGTGCCGGGCGGACCCCGCGCCGCGGGGGTGCTGGCCCGCCGGGCCGACGGCAGCGAACTGGAGATCCTCGCGCCCCTCGTCGTGGCCGCGGCCGGGACACTCCACACGCCGGCGCTGCTGCGCCGCTCCGGTCTCGGCGGGCACCCCCGCCTCGGCCGCAACCTCAGCGTCCACCCGGCCACCAGCGTCGCCGGACGCTTCGCCGAACCCGTCACGGCCTCGCGCGGCGTCCTGCAGAGCGTCGGCGTCGAGGAACTCCACGACCGCGGTGTCCTCGTCGAGGCGACCGCGAGCCCGCCGGGCATGGGCAGCTTCGTCCTGCCGGGCCTCGGCCGCGAACTGCGGCGCGAACTGGAGGGCGCCGACCACCTCGCGACCCTCGGCGCCATGATCGCCGACCGCCCCTCCGGCCGGGTCATGGGCCGCGACCGCACCGTGGTCGGCTACGCCCTCGACCCGCGCGACGCGGACCGGCTGATGACAGCCGTCCGCGCCATGGGCCGTCTGCTGTTCGCCGCGGGCGCCGAGGAGGTCCTCACCGGTGTCGCGAGCGCGCCCCGGGCCCGCTCGCTAGACGCGCTCGACGACCTCCTCGCGGGCGTGGGGCCCCGCGATCTGCGCCTGTCGGCGTTCCACCCGACCGGCACCGTGGCCGCGGGCGCCGACCCCGGGCGCGCTCCCGCCGACCCCGAGGGGCGGCTGCGCGGTGTCCACGGCGTACTCGTCGCGGACGGCTCGGTCCTGCCGGCCTGCCCGGAGGTCAACCCGCAGCTGAGCATCATGGCGGCGGCCCTGGCGGTGTCGCAGGCGTGGCTCGACCGCACGGGACACGGCCGCTGAGATCCCCGCGCCACCCCAATGGGCGCCCGTGGTTCGCCGCCACCGCGCACGGCACGGAGCATGAGGGAGTCCGTACGAACGGAAGTGGACGAGCCGACGAGCCCCCGTGCCCCGTACGGCAGGAAGAGGCGAACCCCATGAGCAGACGCGCAACCCCCGGCCGAGGCGGACCACGGCGTATCGCTGCCCTGCTGGCCGCGATCGCGTGCGGGTCCCTCCTGGTCTCGTGCAGTTCGGACAGCGACAACGACAGCGGGGCAGCCTCGGCCAATCCCACCCCGCCGAACGCCTCCGACTTCACGGGGACACCGCCCTCCGCGATCGCCTCCGCCGCCTCCTCGATCATCGAGTCCGCGAGCGGCCGGGCGTCGTCCGCGGCCGCCTCCGTGTCGGCCCGGGCCTCGGAGTTCGCCGCGTCGGTCAACGCCGACACCGAGCGCGCCGCGGTCACCGCCCAGAAGCAGCTGAAGGACGTCAAGGGCGCCGGCAACGCGACCTCCGACGTCAGCATGACCGGCCTGCCCACCGGGGAGACCGGCGGTCTGCGCGCCGTGGTCGTCACCATCACCAACACGACCGGCCAGAAGGCGTCGTACGCCGTCCAGGTCGACTTCAAGAACCCCGACGGGAAAGTCGTGGAGACCCGCTACGTCGGCAAGGAGAACCTCGAACCGGGCAAGCGCGCGCAGCCGGTCGTGGTCAGCCGGCAGCCCGCGGAGCCCCAGCTCACCCCCGTGCTCGCGAAGGCCCAGCGCTACTGAACCCGCGGCGGCCGCACCACGGCCGGCCGTCCACCGCCGGGACCCGTCCTCCTCAGCGGGAGGACGGGTCCCGGCGGTGCGCCGCGGGCGGGAACCGTCAGGGGTAGGAGACCACCGTGGACGGCACGGTGGAGGTGCCCGACGTGGGTGCCCCCGTGTCGTTGATGACCCGCTCGTACTGTCCGGCCCCGCCCAGCGAGACGACCAGCAGGTCGTGGAACTTCACGCCCGGCTTGTTCGGCGCCGCGAAGCCGTGGTGCTGCACGATCGTCGGGTCGACGTTGTAGTAGCAGTAGCTGCCCAGACCCCAGCCCTCGTGCGTGGTCACGGAGTCGGCCACCTTGTAGGCCGCGTACCCCTTGATGCTGCCGTTCTGGATGGCCGCCTGGTTCGGGGCGTCGTAGGCCTTCTCGTTCTGGAAGAAGATGGTGCGGCCCCGCTCACCGAACCACTGGACGTCGTACTTGTTGAAGTGTTCGACGAACAGCCCGGTGGCGAGGACGTCGGAGCCGTTGACGCGGATGCCGTAGTCGGCCCGGTTGGTGTCCCAGCCGACGCCGGTGCCGTGGTCGGCCCGCCACACCCAGGTGTGGTCGATGATCGTGTGGCGGCTGTTGATGACCATGCTGGTCGTCGCCTTGCCCGCGCCGGCCCCGCCGATGCGCACGAACACGTCCTGCACGGTGGTCGGGTTGGCCGAGTGGTCCGCCGAGGCGCCCGTCGGGCCCACTTCCAGGAGCGTGTTGGAGTTGACGGGCCCGGCGTCGATCAGGAATCCGGCGAGCCGGACACCGTCGACGTCGGCCGTCCGCAGGGCGGTGACGCCGTTGTCCGGGATGAGCGTGGCGTAGCCGAGCCCGAGGACCACGGTGCCCGCGCGGTTGACCTGGATCGGCTGGTCCAGGTGGTAGATGCCCGGGGTCAGCAGAAGGTGGAGCCCCTGGGTGAGCGCCGCGTTCAGGGTGGCGGCGGTGACGCCGGGCTTGGCCACGTAGAACTGGCTGAGCGGCAGCGACGTGCCGCGCGGCGTGCCGCTGCCCCAGGTGACGCCGCGCGCGTTGGTGCGCTTCTCCGGCAGGAACACCCGGTACTCGCTGCCGTTGAGGTACAGGAACGGCTTCTCCCGGGAGACCGGGGTGGTGTCGAGCGTGGTGTACGGCGGGTTCGGGAAGGACTGCGCGGGCGCGCCCTGGACACCGGAGAACACCATGTTCCAGACGGCGTTGGACCAGCCGCCCACCGAACTGTCACGGGTGTACCACTGCTGCTGCGAGTAGGGGCCGACCGAACCGTCGATCCTGCTGTCGGCGATGTAGCCGCCGCTGGCCCATCCGTAGCCGTTCGGGGCGAGGTTGAGGCCGCCCCGCACGTGCATCCGGCGGAACGGCGCCGCCTGCGCGACCGCCCAGCGGTTGGTGCCGTTGACCGGGGTGAGGGCGAGGTTCTCCGCCGAACGCCAGAAGTTCTGGGTGGCGTTGCCGTTGAACCAGCCGGCGTCGACGGTCACGTCGCC
The window above is part of the Streptomyces sp. NBC_01428 genome. Proteins encoded here:
- a CDS encoding coagulation factor 5/8 type domain-containing protein; the encoded protein is MSHTPTDTPDSGRSSVARRTVLGAMAAAAATPGILALSSPASAAPAPQAAALPGGGDLGPNVIVFDPSTAGIQARLDQIFKQQETAQFGTGRYALLFKPGTYNGLNAQLGFYTSIAGLGLSPDDTSINGDVTVDAGWFNGNATQNFWRSAENLALTPVNGTNRWAVAQAAPFRRMHVRGGLNLAPNGYGWASGGYIADSRIDGSVGPYSQQQWYTRDSSVGGWSNAVWNMVFSGVQGAPAQSFPNPPYTTLDTTPVSREKPFLYLNGSEYRVFLPEKRTNARGVTWGSGTPRGTSLPLSQFYVAKPGVTAATLNAALTQGLHLLLTPGIYHLDQPIQVNRAGTVVLGLGYATLIPDNGVTALRTADVDGVRLAGFLIDAGPVNSNTLLEVGPTGASADHSANPTTVQDVFVRIGGAGAGKATTSMVINSRHTIIDHTWVWRADHGTGVGWDTNRADYGIRVNGSDVLATGLFVEHFNKYDVQWFGERGRTIFFQNEKAYDAPNQAAIQNGSIKGYAAYKVADSVTTHEGWGLGSYCYYNVDPTIVQHHGFAAPNKPGVKFHDLLVVSLGGAGQYERVINDTGAPTSGTSTVPSTVVSYP
- a CDS encoding GMC family oxidoreductase, translated to MTAEGLVAALLADTGDADWPARVPNRLDSVLAGLPRPARAGVRTAVAALETYTVLRTGRRLTALAPGEREDLLGSLAAHPRLAPLLDVLKVPVLLAAGTERMMAGPAPTPPAAPPDPPLDCTPAGDWPARSTADVIVVGSGAGGAMAARTLARAGLDVVVLEEGEHHSTASFGRRAPLDRFAELYRDGGATVALGNPPLLLPVGRAVGGTTVVNSGTCYRTPDHVLARWSGTFGFALADGFGPLLDEVEHTLRVAPQPLDVLGTNGLLALAGAERLGWRAAPLRRNAPGCKGSCQCVVGCPTGAKQSVQLSVLPDACAAGARIVTGVRAHRVLLDRDVPGGPRAAGVLARRADGSELEILAPLVVAAAGTLHTPALLRRSGLGGHPRLGRNLSVHPATSVAGRFAEPVTASRGVLQSVGVEELHDRGVLVEATASPPGMGSFVLPGLGRELRRELEGADHLATLGAMIADRPSGRVMGRDRTVVGYALDPRDADRLMTAVRAMGRLLFAAGAEEVLTGVASAPRARSLDALDDLLAGVGPRDLRLSAFHPTGTVAAGADPGRAPADPEGRLRGVHGVLVADGSVLPACPEVNPQLSIMAAALAVSQAWLDRTGHGR